The genomic interval GGAGGACCAGGGCTTCACCGTCCTGAGGTTCGGCCACCAGGACGACTGGCTGAAAAAAATCGCAGAAAACCCCCATCTCTTCGGATGGAAAGGCTAAAACACGGCCAAGAAAGGCGGAATGGGACGATGAAAGACAAAAAAATCGCTGCCCGCGGGATATGACCTACTCGGTTGGATCTCTGGTCAAGGCCAGAGGAAGAGAGTGGGTCGTCCTGCCTGAGTCGGAGGAAAGCCTGTTGATCCTCCGGCCCCTAGGGGGGACCGATCGAGAGATAGCCGGAGTTCTGCCGTCTCTGGAGAACGTGGAACCAGCCCAGTTCGATCTCCCAGACCGCAGCACCGTCGGGGACGAAAGGTCCGCCAGGCTCCTTAGAGACGGCCTGAAACTGGGCTTCCGGTCCAGCGCAGGCCCTTTTAGATCCTTCGGCAGACTGGCGGTAGAGCCCCGGCCCTACCAGCTCGTGCCTCTCATGCTCGCCATGAGACTGGACCCAGTAAGGCTCCTCATAGCCGACGACGTCGGAATAGGGAAAACCGTGGAGGCCTGCCTCATAGCCCGTGAGCTTTTAGACCGAGGAGAGATACAGAGCCTTGCGGTCCTCTGCCCTCCCCACCTCACCGAACAGTGGCAGACCGAGATGGCGGAGAAGTTTCACATAGACGCAAAACTGGTCCTCTCCAGCACCGCAGCCCGGCTGGAGAGGGACTGTGTCATGGGAGAATCGCTGTTCGACCGATATCCCTTCCTCATAGTATCGATAGACTTCATAAAAAGCGAACGAAGATGCAGCGAGTTTCTGAGATCCTGTCCAGAGATGATCGTAGTGGACGAGGCTCACACCTGTGCCCAGTCCCACGGAAGCGGGGCAAAGCAGATGAGGTTCGAGCTCATCTCTCAGATAGCTAAAAAAGAGGACAGACACATAGTCCTGGTCACCGCCACGCCTCACAGCGGCAAAGAGGACGCCTTCAGATCCCTTCTGACCCTCCTGGACCCCGGCCTTAAAGACCTGCCCGAGGACCTGTCGGGACAGGCCAACGAGGTCCATCGTCGAAACCTCGCCAGACACATGGTCCAAAGAAGGAGAGGGGATATCCGGCACTACCTGAAAAACGACACCCCATTCCCGGAGAGGTTCGACACCGAGGCCACCTTCAAGCTCTCGGAGGAATACAAAGCCTTTTTCGAGAAAGTTCTGGCCTACGTAAGGGAAACGGTGAAAGACGACACCGGAACCGAGTTTCACCGAAGAATACGCTGGTGGTCCGCCCTGGCCCTGCTCCGGTCCATAGCCTCAAGCCCTGCCGCCGCCGTGGCGACCCTCAAAAGCAGATCGGCCTGCGCCGACTCGGCAAACCAAGGGGAAGTGGACGAGCTCGGGCGGCGGACGGTCATGGACGTCGGAGACCTGGAACAGGCGGAGACGGCGGACTTCGTCCCAGGCAGCGACATAGATGAAAACGGATCGGAAAGCCTCAGACGGAGGAAACTGGCGGCCTTCGCAAAAGAGGCCGAAACCCTGAAAGGCCCTAAAGACCTAAAGCTTCAGGGAGCCGTCGATATAGTAAAAGACCAGCTCAAACGGGGAATCAGCCCTATCGTTTTCTGCCGGTTTATACCGACCGCCGAATACCTGGCGGAAAACCTCAGGGAAAAGCTGGGGCCCTCCATCGAGGTGGAATCGGTAACGGGAAAACTGTCCCCCGAAGAGCGGGAGGACAGGGTAAACCGCCTGGGGAGCTGCCCCAAGAGGGTCTTGGTCTGCACCGACTGCCTAAGCGAAGGCATAAACCTACAGGAGCACTTCGACGGAGTCATCC from Dethiosulfovibrio salsuginis carries:
- a CDS encoding helicase-related protein, producing MTYSVGSLVKARGREWVVLPESEESLLILRPLGGTDREIAGVLPSLENVEPAQFDLPDRSTVGDERSARLLRDGLKLGFRSSAGPFRSFGRLAVEPRPYQLVPLMLAMRLDPVRLLIADDVGIGKTVEACLIARELLDRGEIQSLAVLCPPHLTEQWQTEMAEKFHIDAKLVLSSTAARLERDCVMGESLFDRYPFLIVSIDFIKSERRCSEFLRSCPEMIVVDEAHTCAQSHGSGAKQMRFELISQIAKKEDRHIVLVTATPHSGKEDAFRSLLTLLDPGLKDLPEDLSGQANEVHRRNLARHMVQRRRGDIRHYLKNDTPFPERFDTEATFKLSEEYKAFFEKVLAYVRETVKDDTGTEFHRRIRWWSALALLRSIASSPAAAVATLKSRSACADSANQGEVDELGRRTVMDVGDLEQAETADFVPGSDIDENGSESLRRRKLAAFAKEAETLKGPKDLKLQGAVDIVKDQLKRGISPIVFCRFIPTAEYLAENLREKLGPSIEVESVTGKLSPEEREDRVNRLGSCPKRVLVCTDCLSEGINLQEHFDGVIHYDLSWNPTRHEQREGRVDRYGQPKREVRVVTYYGIDNQVDGIVLDTLIRKHKAIRTSLGISVPVPIESEEVVEAIFEGLLLREDQGSVQNYLPGFEAYFKPKKEDLYSRWESTTEKEKRSRTVFAQEGIKPEEVAQQLEETRRAIGSGVDVGEFMKNALTSLKAKVSGGETLEVDLSEATTALKDMLGRTDGFRAKFSLPVQDGELYLHRTHPLVENTAAHVVDLALSGNPEGPARCGAIRTDGVTSRTTLLLVRFRFHLITTRGDKTTPLLVEDCRLMAFRGTPEKAEWLTKEEAESIFAARSTENIYPEQAMGFVGKILDGYPNLAPHLDQEAKRLAEEQLESHRSIRKASRDKGVSYRVQPQLPPDLLGIYIYLPEIGGNSR